From the genome of Pseudomonas sp. TMP9, one region includes:
- the metG gene encoding methionine--tRNA ligase codes for MSQARNILVTSALPYANGSIHLGHMLEYVQTDMWVRYQKLRGNQAIYVCADDAHGSAIMLRAEKEGITPEQLIANVQAEHTADFADFGVNFDNYHSTHSDENRELSASIYLALRDKGHIATRSVTQYFDPEKGMFLADRFIKGTCPKCAAEDQYGDNCEKCGATYEPTELKNPRSAISGAVPVLRDSKHFFFKLPDFEAMLKSWTRSGALQDAVANKIAEWLDSGLQEWDISRDAPYFGFEIPDEPGKYFYVWLDAPIGYMASFKNLCGKRPELDFHAFWGKDSTAELYHFIGKDIVNFHTLFWPAMLEGAGYRKPTAVAVHGYLTVNGQKMSKSRGTFIKARTYLDYLNPEYLRYYYAAKLGRGVDDLDLNLEDFIQKVNSDLVGKVVNIASRCAGFIHKGNNGLLLAGNIAPELTDAFGAATPSIAEAYEARDFARAMREIMALADRANAWIADKAPWSLNKQEGKEAEVQAICALGINLFRQLVIFLKPVLPQLAKDAEAFLNVAPLTWDDHKYLLADHQLNPFNALLTRIEPAKVEAMVAASKEDLTASDQAVATSAATAEAVAGNGELTKDPLAAEIAFDAFAAVDLRIALIEKCELVEGADKLLRLTLDIGDAKRNVFSGIKSAYPDPSKLEGRMTLYVANLAARKMKFGVSEGMVLAAGPGGEEIYLLSPDSGAKPGQRVK; via the coding sequence ATGAGCCAAGCCCGCAATATTCTTGTTACCAGCGCCCTACCCTATGCCAACGGCTCGATCCACCTTGGCCATATGCTCGAATACGTCCAGACCGACATGTGGGTGCGCTACCAGAAATTGCGCGGCAACCAGGCTATCTATGTGTGTGCCGACGACGCTCATGGCTCAGCGATCATGCTGCGTGCCGAGAAAGAAGGCATCACGCCAGAACAGCTAATCGCCAATGTGCAGGCTGAGCACACCGCGGATTTCGCCGATTTCGGGGTGAATTTCGATAACTATCACTCCACTCATTCGGATGAAAACCGCGAACTGTCCGCATCTATTTACTTGGCCCTGCGCGATAAAGGCCATATCGCTACGCGCTCGGTGACGCAGTACTTCGACCCTGAAAAAGGTATGTTTCTCGCCGACCGCTTTATCAAAGGCACATGCCCCAAGTGCGCAGCAGAAGACCAATATGGCGATAACTGCGAGAAATGCGGCGCCACCTATGAGCCCACCGAGCTGAAAAATCCGCGCTCAGCCATCTCCGGTGCTGTACCCGTGTTGCGCGATTCCAAGCACTTCTTTTTTAAGCTGCCTGATTTTGAGGCCATGCTGAAAAGCTGGACCCGCAGCGGCGCATTGCAAGACGCTGTCGCCAATAAGATTGCTGAATGGCTGGATTCCGGCTTGCAGGAGTGGGACATCAGCCGCGATGCACCCTACTTCGGCTTTGAAATCCCCGACGAGCCTGGAAAATATTTCTACGTCTGGCTGGATGCGCCTATCGGCTATATGGCTAGCTTTAAAAACCTGTGCGGCAAACGCCCGGAACTGGATTTTCATGCCTTCTGGGGCAAAGATTCGACTGCCGAGCTGTACCACTTTATCGGCAAAGATATCGTCAACTTTCACACCCTGTTCTGGCCAGCCATGCTCGAAGGCGCCGGCTACCGCAAGCCAACCGCAGTCGCCGTACACGGCTACCTGACGGTCAATGGGCAGAAAATGTCGAAGTCGCGCGGCACCTTTATCAAGGCGCGCACCTACCTGGACTACCTCAATCCGGAATACCTGCGTTACTACTACGCCGCCAAGCTGGGCCGTGGCGTCGATGACCTTGACCTGAACCTTGAAGACTTTATCCAAAAGGTCAACTCCGATCTGGTTGGAAAAGTGGTGAATATCGCCAGCCGCTGCGCTGGTTTTATCCACAAAGGCAATAATGGCCTGCTTTTGGCGGGCAACATTGCCCCCGAGCTAACTGATGCCTTTGGTGCGGCCACACCCTCTATTGCTGAAGCCTACGAGGCCCGAGATTTTGCCCGCGCCATGCGCGAAATCATGGCATTGGCAGACCGTGCTAATGCGTGGATCGCCGACAAGGCGCCTTGGTCGCTTAATAAGCAAGAAGGTAAGGAAGCTGAGGTGCAGGCCATCTGCGCACTGGGCATCAACCTGTTCCGGCAGCTGGTGATTTTCCTAAAGCCGGTGTTGCCACAACTGGCCAAAGACGCCGAAGCCTTCCTCAATGTCGCTCCATTGACTTGGGACGACCATAAGTACCTGTTGGCCGACCATCAACTTAACCCCTTCAATGCCCTACTCACTCGTATTGAGCCGGCGAAAGTCGAGGCCATGGTTGCCGCGTCCAAAGAAGACCTAACCGCGTCAGACCAAGCCGTTGCAACATCCGCAGCAACAGCTGAAGCAGTTGCAGGTAACGGCGAGTTGACTAAAGACCCGTTGGCCGCTGAGATCGCCTTTGATGCATTCGCCGCTGTAGACCTGCGGATCGCACTGATTGAAAAGTGCGAGCTTGTTGAAGGTGCCGACAAATTGCTGCGCCTGACCCTGGATATCGGCGATGCCAAACGTAACGTGTTCAGCGGCATTAAGAGCGCCTACCCGGACCCGAGCAAACTTGAGGGCCGTATGACCCTGTACGTGGCCAACCTGGCTGCACGCAAGATGAAGTTCGGCGTTTCGGAAGGTATGGTGCTGGCAGCCGGTCCTGGCGGTGAAGAGATCTACCTGCTCAGTCCCGACAGCGGCGCTAAACCGGGGCAGCGGGTTAAGTAA
- a CDS encoding glycosyltransferase — MNHTNLSSAQTPVLSIALVNYKTQEMTKICLDLLRQHLGNSNVPVWVVDNYSADESTEYLRQLDWINLIERTAVAPEVGHIAHGRALDMILDRINTKYLLLLHTDTFIFDKNVFSMLLSKCQDEAIVAAVGCVEQIDRGYLRSAWRLSSRFCKHHFRRLKLAWGLASKQPKPYREIYLKSFCTLWNAKLMKQHDLHFLMDERVPGYELQDRMVALGYTIKFLWPRKIFAYLDHIQSGTVSAAGGYGANHRRTKMYEKILERLNKNNK, encoded by the coding sequence ATGAATCACACGAATTTATCCTCTGCGCAAACCCCTGTTCTAAGTATTGCACTGGTCAATTACAAGACTCAAGAAATGACCAAGATATGCTTAGACTTACTGCGCCAGCACTTGGGCAACAGCAATGTTCCGGTATGGGTAGTTGATAATTACTCCGCTGATGAAAGTACCGAGTACTTGAGACAATTGGACTGGATAAACCTGATAGAAAGAACCGCCGTGGCACCTGAAGTCGGTCATATCGCACACGGCAGAGCGCTTGATATGATCCTTGACCGTATTAATACAAAATATTTACTACTACTGCATACTGACACGTTTATCTTTGACAAAAACGTATTTTCTATGCTGCTCAGCAAATGCCAAGATGAAGCAATTGTTGCAGCGGTTGGTTGCGTTGAACAAATAGATCGCGGCTATCTACGCAGCGCATGGCGCTTAAGCTCTCGGTTTTGCAAGCATCACTTCAGGCGGTTAAAATTAGCCTGGGGATTAGCCTCTAAACAACCAAAACCCTATCGCGAGATTTACTTGAAAAGTTTCTGCACGCTGTGGAATGCTAAACTCATGAAACAACATGACCTGCATTTCTTGATGGATGAGCGCGTGCCCGGTTATGAGCTACAAGATAGAATGGTTGCGCTGGGATATACCATTAAATTCTTATGGCCTCGCAAGATCTTTGCCTACCTAGATCACATCCAGTCTGGAACAGTTTCAGCGGCGGGGGGCTATGGCGCAAACCATAGGAGAACGAAGATGTATGAAAAAATCCTCGAGCGCCTTAACAAAAATAATAAATAG
- a CDS encoding 2OG-Fe(II) oxygenase, with product MNSSIKTLPISLDNQLDFNTEDACAFGLSLNSTYTQAQPFPHIVIDNFLPEDLIDCIHSNFPLEQANTDMLYERGYKGQHKRQINPNQCSPQLKNIFAAFNSAGMLQFIEKLTGIDGLIPDPYFIGGGLHETKTGGFLGVHSDFRINKKLNIERRINVIIYLNKDWQEEYGGNLELWDKQMKTCLKRALPIYNRCVIFNTDKDSNHGHPEPLTSPEHITRKSIALYYYTSPNNLTEVKQRNKTHYKPRPKDRFSLKYYINKLMKNKN from the coding sequence ATGAACTCATCAATCAAAACTTTACCCATCAGCCTCGATAATCAACTTGATTTTAATACAGAAGATGCCTGTGCATTTGGCCTATCACTTAACTCTACTTACACTCAGGCGCAGCCATTCCCTCATATCGTGATTGATAATTTTTTACCAGAAGACTTAATAGATTGTATTCATTCTAACTTCCCACTTGAGCAAGCAAACACCGACATGCTTTATGAGCGCGGCTATAAAGGTCAGCACAAGCGGCAGATCAACCCCAACCAATGCTCACCCCAGCTAAAAAATATATTTGCCGCCTTCAACTCAGCGGGCATGTTGCAATTTATCGAAAAACTCACTGGTATCGATGGTTTGATACCAGACCCTTACTTTATTGGCGGCGGCTTGCACGAGACTAAGACCGGCGGCTTCCTAGGCGTACACTCAGATTTCAGAATTAATAAAAAACTGAATATAGAACGCCGAATAAATGTCATTATTTACCTTAACAAAGACTGGCAGGAAGAATACGGTGGCAACTTAGAGTTGTGGGACAAGCAGATGAAAACATGCCTTAAGCGGGCACTTCCGATTTATAATCGTTGCGTAATTTTCAACACGGATAAGGACAGTAACCATGGCCACCCAGAACCCCTAACAAGCCCAGAACATATTACCCGGAAATCAATTGCACTTTATTATTACACCTCACCCAACAACCTCACTGAGGTTAAACAACGTAATAAAACCCATTACAAACCACGCCCTAAAGATCGCTTTAGCCTTAAATATTACATAAATAAACTTATGAAAAATAAGAATTAA
- the rsxA gene encoding electron transport complex subunit RsxA — MTELALIMVSAILVNNFVLVQFLGLCPFMGVSKKIETAIGLSLATTFVLTLAAMCSYLVQHYVLKPLDIEYLRTISFILVIAVVVQFTEMVVNKTSPLLYRVLGIFLPLITTNCIVLGVALLNANKAEFTFITATANGFAAGLGFSLVLVLFAAMRERIAIADVPKSFQGAAIGMITAGLMSLAFMGFTGLIKL, encoded by the coding sequence ATGACCGAACTCGCCTTGATCATGGTCAGCGCCATCCTGGTTAACAACTTCGTGTTGGTCCAGTTTCTTGGTTTGTGCCCGTTTATGGGTGTTTCCAAGAAAATTGAGACGGCGATTGGCTTGTCGCTGGCCACCACCTTCGTCCTGACCTTGGCCGCCATGTGCAGCTACTTGGTGCAGCATTACGTGCTCAAACCGCTGGACATCGAATACCTGCGCACCATCAGCTTTATTCTGGTGATTGCTGTGGTGGTGCAGTTCACCGAGATGGTGGTGAATAAAACCAGTCCACTGCTGTACCGCGTGCTGGGTATCTTCCTGCCGCTGATCACCACCAATTGTATTGTCCTAGGCGTGGCCCTGCTCAACGCCAACAAGGCCGAATTCACCTTTATCACCGCCACCGCTAATGGCTTTGCTGCCGGTCTCGGTTTCTCCCTGGTGTTAGTGCTGTTCGCCGCCATGCGTGAACGTATTGCGATTGCTGACGTGCCGAAATCTTTTCAGGGCGCGGCCATCGGCATGATCACTGCGGGGCTAATGTCCCTAGCATTTATGGGCTTTACCGGGCTGATCAAGCTATGA
- the rsxB gene encoding electron transport complex subunit RsxB, producing the protein MNVVLIAVLALLALCLVAGAILGFAAVRFKVEGNPIAEQINALLPQTQCGQCGYPGCKPYAEAIAGGDKINKCPPGGEATIQALADLLDVEVEPLDAVEGEKPQMVAYIREAECIGCTKCIQACPVDAILGAAKQMHTVIVSECTGCDLCVEPCPVDCIDMIEVGSTVQSWKWEKPLALGQLIVSDREHAA; encoded by the coding sequence ATGAACGTGGTGTTGATCGCCGTTCTGGCGCTGCTCGCTTTGTGCCTCGTGGCGGGTGCCATCCTGGGTTTCGCCGCTGTGCGCTTCAAGGTTGAAGGCAACCCGATTGCCGAACAGATCAACGCTTTGCTGCCGCAAACTCAGTGTGGTCAATGCGGCTATCCCGGTTGTAAGCCTTATGCCGAGGCGATTGCCGGCGGCGACAAGATCAATAAATGCCCACCCGGTGGCGAGGCGACTATTCAGGCCTTGGCCGACTTGCTCGACGTTGAGGTCGAACCGCTGGACGCTGTAGAGGGCGAAAAGCCGCAAATGGTCGCCTACATCCGCGAAGCCGAATGCATCGGCTGCACCAAGTGCATCCAGGCTTGCCCGGTCGATGCCATCCTCGGCGCGGCTAAACAAATGCACACCGTCATTGTCAGCGAATGCACCGGCTGCGACCTGTGCGTCGAACCCTGCCCGGTGGATTGCATCGACATGATCGAAGTGGGTAGCACGGTGCAGAGCTGGAAATGGGAAAAGCCGCTGGCCCTAGGGCAATTAATTGTCAGCGACCGGGAGCACGCGGCATGA
- the rsxC gene encoding electron transport complex subunit RsxC has translation MSAAHTPDGQIWDIPGGIHPAEHKQLSNRTPIQSAPLPKRLIVPLNQHIGAPAEPVVGVGERVLKGQLIAAANGFVSVPVHAPTSGTVSFIGPQSYPHASGMPAPAIVIDSDGVEQWCTLTPYPDYQPLDNSALIELIRQAGISGLGGAGFPTAVKLNARPTQKIHTLIINGTECEPYITADDLLMRECASELIGGIDILVKLIQPDQVLIGIEDNKPEAIAAVRVALAERNYQLKVFPTKYPSGGEKQLIQILTGVEVPSGGLPADIGMLCHNVGTCVAIYDAVIHGKPLISRITTLTGEALARPMNVEVLLGTPVCELLEFAGLDQAKLNRLIMGGPMMGFTLSDFSVPLIKTTNCLLASTTNELPAPPPAMPCIRCGECAQACPVSLLPQQLHFFAIGQEHEQLKAHNLFDCIECGACAYVCPSNIPLVQYYRAAKGEIRELEQKQLKAEQSKQRFELRQERLRRADEQKEAERQARAANAAQAKATQAQAASPLDSSGSAAAKPAGLSDEQKKLKIEASMAQVALKKAEKQLLTHASAELQAQVDELRSAAATAQHTLDTFIAAHPPAPPVAPVANDVELKKIKIDAAMLRAQVRKLEKLEAPSDEQQSQLQQLRSQLDAAEQLLARINTPAPAAPVKTVGIDAADLLKKAKIELAMKRAELRKAEKVGTNDAALSPLRAALAAAEQALHHAEDTSGKPAPELLRTDKQPIDETTRTLKTEVAFARADLRKLERDENAAPDSLEQARVRLADAEHKLTEHQM, from the coding sequence ATGAGCGCAGCGCACACCCCTGACGGGCAGATTTGGGACATACCCGGCGGCATTCACCCCGCTGAGCACAAGCAACTGTCAAACCGCACGCCCATTCAGTCAGCGCCGCTGCCTAAGCGCCTGATAGTGCCACTCAACCAACATATTGGCGCACCTGCCGAGCCTGTGGTTGGGGTGGGCGAGCGCGTGCTCAAAGGTCAGCTGATTGCGGCTGCAAATGGTTTTGTCAGCGTACCCGTGCATGCGCCAACGTCCGGCACCGTGAGCTTTATTGGCCCGCAATCTTACCCGCATGCCTCTGGCATGCCCGCCCCAGCGATCGTTATCGACAGTGACGGCGTCGAGCAGTGGTGCACGCTGACGCCCTACCCGGACTATCAGCCGCTGGATAACAGCGCCCTGATAGAGCTGATTCGTCAAGCCGGCATCAGCGGCTTAGGCGGTGCGGGCTTCCCCACCGCCGTCAAACTCAACGCGCGACCTACACAGAAAATCCACACGCTGATAATCAACGGCACTGAATGCGAGCCCTACATCACTGCCGATGACCTGTTGATGCGTGAATGTGCCAGCGAGCTGATCGGCGGTATTGATATCTTGGTCAAGCTGATCCAGCCGGATCAGGTGCTGATCGGCATCGAAGACAATAAGCCCGAAGCCATCGCCGCAGTGCGTGTCGCGTTGGCTGAACGCAACTATCAACTCAAGGTGTTCCCAACCAAGTATCCCTCCGGCGGCGAGAAACAGCTGATCCAGATCCTCACCGGCGTAGAAGTGCCAAGTGGCGGCCTGCCGGCAGACATCGGCATGCTGTGCCACAACGTCGGCACTTGCGTGGCCATCTATGATGCGGTGATTCACGGCAAACCGTTGATCTCACGCATCACCACCCTCACGGGTGAAGCCTTGGCGCGGCCGATGAATGTCGAGGTGCTGCTGGGCACACCGGTATGTGAACTGCTTGAATTTGCCGGCCTGGATCAAGCCAAGCTGAACCGGCTGATCATGGGCGGCCCGATGATGGGCTTTACCCTGTCCGACTTCAGCGTGCCGCTGATCAAAACTACCAATTGCTTGCTGGCATCGACCACTAACGAGCTGCCAGCTCCGCCGCCCGCTATGCCGTGCATCCGCTGCGGTGAGTGCGCACAAGCGTGCCCAGTTAGCTTATTGCCGCAACAACTGCATTTTTTCGCCATCGGCCAAGAGCACGAGCAGCTCAAAGCGCATAACCTGTTTGACTGCATCGAATGTGGCGCATGCGCCTATGTCTGCCCCTCGAATATCCCACTGGTGCAGTACTACCGCGCCGCTAAAGGCGAGATTCGCGAGTTGGAGCAAAAGCAACTCAAGGCTGAACAATCGAAACAGCGCTTTGAGCTGCGCCAAGAGCGCCTGCGCCGCGCTGACGAGCAGAAGGAAGCTGAACGCCAAGCCCGCGCCGCCAACGCTGCACAGGCCAAGGCGACCCAAGCACAGGCTGCATCACCGCTAGACAGCAGTGGCTCAGCAGCAGCCAAACCAGCTGGGCTTAGCGATGAGCAAAAGAAACTCAAAATCGAAGCCAGCATGGCCCAAGTCGCACTGAAAAAAGCAGAAAAACAACTGCTCACTCACGCCAGCGCCGAGTTGCAGGCCCAAGTTGACGAGCTGCGCAGCGCTGCCGCGACTGCCCAACACACTCTTGATACGTTTATTGCTGCCCATCCGCCAGCACCGCCGGTTGCACCGGTTGCCAATGATGTTGAGCTAAAGAAAATTAAAATCGATGCCGCCATGCTGCGTGCTCAAGTGCGCAAGCTGGAAAAACTAGAAGCGCCCAGCGACGAGCAGCAGAGCCAATTGCAGCAGCTGCGTAGCCAACTCGATGCAGCTGAACAACTGCTGGCCCGCATCAACACACCAGCACCCGCTGCGCCGGTAAAAACAGTTGGTATAGACGCTGCTGACTTACTGAAAAAAGCCAAAATAGAACTGGCAATGAAACGCGCCGAGCTCAGAAAAGCCGAGAAGGTCGGTACCAATGACGCTGCACTTAGCCCTCTGCGCGCAGCCTTAGCTGCTGCCGAGCAAGCGCTGCATCACGCGGAAGACACAAGTGGCAAACCTGCGCCCGAGTTGCTGCGTACCGACAAGCAGCCGATTGATGAAACCACCCGCACCTTGAAAACCGAAGTGGCTTTTGCCCGCGCAGATTTGCGCAAACTCGAACGTGATGAAAATGCAGCCCCCGATTCTCTGGAGCAGGCGCGTGTTCGCCTAGCCGATGCCGAACACAAACTGACCGAACACCAGATGTAG
- a CDS encoding RnfABCDGE type electron transport complex subunit D — protein MALPRITSPHAKGSNRTQQVMLQVMLATLPGILALTWLFGAGTLINLLWASVCALGFEAAILALRKRPVLFFLKDYSILVTAVLLALALPPYSPWWLTLVATGFAVVLGKQLYGGLGQNPFNPAMLGYVVVLISFPLEMTRWPAPHTVGMLDGLQQIFGIAALPDGWAQATALDALKVNKSLTLDELWAQNPAFGYLGGAASEAVNMAFLAGGLYLLHKRLFTWHAPVGMLAALAVMSLVFWNGSGSDSNGSPLFHLLTGATMLGAFFIVTDPVSGATSNLGRLIFGVGVGVLVYVIRAWGGYPDGLAFAVLLMNLAAPTIDYYTRPRTYGHRKPTRGFKLGE, from the coding sequence ATGGCCCTGCCCCGCATCACCTCGCCCCACGCCAAGGGCAGCAACCGCACTCAGCAAGTAATGCTGCAGGTGATGCTGGCCACACTGCCGGGCATTCTTGCGCTGACGTGGCTATTCGGCGCCGGCACGCTGATTAATCTGCTCTGGGCCAGCGTCTGCGCCTTAGGTTTTGAAGCGGCCATCTTGGCGCTGCGCAAGCGCCCAGTGCTGTTCTTTCTGAAGGACTACAGCATCCTCGTCACGGCCGTATTACTGGCACTGGCGCTGCCGCCCTACTCGCCTTGGTGGCTGACCCTCGTCGCCACCGGCTTTGCTGTGGTGCTGGGCAAACAACTGTACGGCGGCCTTGGGCAAAACCCCTTTAACCCGGCGATGCTCGGCTACGTCGTGGTGCTGATCTCATTTCCGTTGGAGATGACCCGTTGGCCGGCACCGCATACGGTAGGCATGCTCGATGGCTTGCAGCAAATTTTCGGCATCGCCGCTCTGCCCGATGGCTGGGCTCAAGCCACCGCGCTGGATGCACTAAAAGTCAATAAAAGCCTGACCCTGGATGAGTTGTGGGCACAAAACCCAGCATTCGGCTATCTCGGCGGCGCAGCCAGTGAAGCCGTCAACATGGCCTTCCTGGCGGGCGGGCTGTACCTGCTGCACAAACGCCTATTCACCTGGCACGCGCCAGTCGGCATGCTCGCGGCACTGGCGGTTATGAGCCTGGTGTTCTGGAACGGCTCTGGCTCAGACTCCAACGGCTCGCCGCTGTTTCATCTGCTGACCGGCGCGACCATGCTCGGGGCGTTCTTTATCGTCACCGACCCGGTCAGCGGTGCGACCAGCAACCTTGGCCGGCTGATCTTTGGTGTCGGCGTTGGCGTGCTGGTATATGTGATTCGCGCTTGGGGCGGCTACCCAGATGGCCTCGCTTTCGCCGTGCTACTGATGAACCTGGCAGCGCCGACCATCGATTACTACACGAGGCCGCGCACTTACGGCCACCGCAAACCGACGCGCGGCTTTAAGCTGGGAGAGTAA
- the rsxG gene encoding electron transport complex subunit RsxG yields the protein MALPEISRSMLKNALVLGLFAITTVGLVAVLQQATAERIATAQRAAQVRALSEILPMGSYDNYLLDNSLQLHDPLLGSKSPQTAYIALKDGKPSAVILRATAPDGYSGIIQLLVGIRADGRLAGVRVLTHRETPGLGDKIDLAKSAWIRSFDGKSLSNPNEDGWAVKKDRGEFDQFAGATITPRAVVKAVHKALQYFDANQQQLFAPQVKSNG from the coding sequence ATGGCCCTGCCTGAAATAAGCCGCTCGATGCTCAAGAACGCCCTCGTGCTCGGGCTATTCGCCATTACCACCGTGGGCCTGGTGGCTGTGCTGCAACAGGCCACGGCTGAACGCATCGCCACGGCGCAGCGCGCGGCTCAGGTACGCGCGCTGAGTGAAATTTTACCGATGGGCAGCTATGACAATTACCTGCTCGACAACAGCCTGCAACTGCATGACCCACTGCTGGGCAGCAAGTCGCCGCAGACCGCCTACATCGCCCTGAAAGACGGCAAACCCAGCGCAGTGATCCTGCGCGCCACTGCACCGGACGGCTACAGTGGCATTATCCAGTTATTGGTCGGCATCCGGGCTGATGGTCGATTAGCCGGTGTGCGCGTGCTCACTCATCGGGAAACGCCTGGGCTTGGCGATAAAATTGATCTGGCTAAAAGCGCCTGGATCCGCAGCTTTGATGGCAAATCGCTGAGCAACCCGAACGAGGATGGCTGGGCGGTGAAGAAAGATCGCGGTGAATTCGACCAGTTTGCGGGTGCCACCATTACTCCGCGCGCGGTGGTCAAAGCCGTGCACAAGGCTTTGCAGTATTTCGACGCCAACCAGCAACAACTGTTCGCACCCCAGGTGAAGTCCAATGGCTAA
- a CDS encoding electron transport complex subunit E translates to MANPSYREITLNGLWKNNPALVQLLGLCPLLGVSNSAVNALGLALASALVLICSNTAVSLVRGVVNTAVRLPAFVMIIAALTTCIELLMQAFTYELYQILGIFIPLITTNCVILGRADGFAAKHDPARAAYDGLMMGLGFGVVLVMIGALRELFGTGAVFANMHLLFGPMAANWQLTLIPEYKGFLLAILPPGAFIVLGLLIACKNRMDEVLTERAKAQQVAAPAQSRRVRVTGVIE, encoded by the coding sequence ATGGCTAACCCCAGCTACCGCGAGATCACCCTAAACGGCCTGTGGAAGAACAACCCCGCACTGGTTCAGCTGCTCGGTCTTTGTCCGCTGCTGGGGGTGAGTAACTCAGCGGTAAATGCCCTTGGCCTTGCCCTGGCCAGTGCGCTGGTGCTGATCTGTTCCAACACCGCAGTGTCACTGGTGCGCGGCGTGGTCAACACCGCGGTGCGCTTGCCAGCCTTTGTGATGATCATCGCCGCGCTGACCACCTGCATCGAGTTGCTGATGCAGGCCTTCACCTATGAGCTGTATCAAATACTCGGCATCTTTATTCCGTTGATTACCACTAACTGCGTAATCCTAGGCCGCGCCGATGGCTTTGCAGCCAAGCATGACCCGGCCCGCGCCGCCTACGACGGGCTCATGATGGGCCTTGGCTTTGGCGTAGTTCTGGTGATGATTGGTGCGCTACGCGAGCTGTTTGGTACCGGCGCGGTGTTTGCCAATATGCATTTGCTGTTCGGCCCTATGGCCGCCAACTGGCAGCTCACCTTGATCCCAGAATATAAAGGTTTCCTGCTGGCCATCCTGCCGCCGGGTGCATTTATCGTCCTCGGTTTACTGATTGCCTGTAAAAACCGCATGGATGAGGTGCTAACCGAGCGCGCTAAAGCTCAGCAAGTGGCCGCGCCCGCACAGAGTCGCCGCGTGCGGGTGACAGGAGTGATCGAGTGA
- the nth gene encoding endonuclease III: protein MNAAKRLEIFRRLHEDNPEPKTELAYSSPFELLIAVTLSAQATDVSVNKATAKLYPVANTPEAIYALGVAGLSEYIKTIGLYNSKAKNVIETCRLLIERHGSQVPETREELEALPGVGHKTANVVLNTAFRQLAMAVDTHIFRVSNRTGIAPGKNVVEVETKLMKHVPKQFLLDSHHWLILHGRYVCQARKPRCGSCRIEDLCEYKQKTGDD from the coding sequence GTGAACGCGGCTAAGCGCTTAGAAATTTTTCGGCGGCTGCACGAAGACAACCCCGAGCCAAAAACCGAGCTGGCTTACAGTTCGCCTTTCGAATTACTGATTGCCGTTACGCTCTCAGCCCAGGCCACCGATGTGAGCGTCAACAAAGCCACGGCCAAGCTCTACCCAGTGGCCAATACACCCGAGGCTATTTATGCCTTGGGCGTTGCCGGTTTGAGTGAGTACATCAAGACCATCGGCCTCTATAACAGCAAAGCTAAGAACGTGATTGAGACCTGCCGCTTACTGATTGAACGCCATGGCAGTCAGGTACCCGAAACCCGCGAGGAACTTGAAGCACTGCCGGGTGTAGGCCACAAAACGGCCAACGTGGTGCTAAATACAGCGTTCCGCCAGCTGGCCATGGCGGTGGACACGCATATTTTCCGCGTCAGCAACCGCACCGGCATCGCCCCTGGCAAAAATGTTGTGGAGGTAGAGACCAAGCTGATGAAGCATGTGCCCAAGCAATTTCTTCTCGACTCCCACCACTGGCTCATCCTGCATGGCCGCTACGTGTGCCAGGCCCGCAAGCCACGTTGTGGCAGCTGCCGCATCGAAGACCTGTGCGAATACAAGCAGAAAACCGGCGACGATTGA
- the gloA gene encoding lactoylglutathione lyase: MRLLHTMLRVGDMDKSIAFYTEVLGMTLLRRKDYPEGQFTLAFVGYGDEAHNSVIELTHNWGVEGYELGTGYGHIALEVADVYKACEDIRTRGGKITREPGPMKHGSSILAFVEDPDGYKIELLSPSRGD; the protein is encoded by the coding sequence ATGAGACTGCTGCATACCATGCTACGCGTCGGCGATATGGATAAATCCATCGCGTTCTACACCGAGGTACTGGGCATGACCCTATTGCGTCGCAAGGACTATCCAGAAGGGCAGTTCACCTTGGCATTTGTCGGTTACGGCGATGAGGCGCACAACAGCGTGATCGAGCTGACCCATAACTGGGGTGTTGAGGGCTACGAGCTGGGTACTGGCTACGGTCACATCGCCCTAGAGGTGGCGGATGTTTACAAGGCCTGTGAAGACATTCGCACGCGCGGCGGCAAGATCACCCGCGAGCCTGGGCCGATGAAGCACGGCAGCAGCATCCTAGCCTTTGTCGAAGACCCAGACGGCTACAAGATTGAGCTGTTGTCGCCTTCACGTGGCGACTGA